TGAATTCCTGAAAGAATTTATATTCCAAACGAACATAATCAGCTAAAAAGGATATAGATCCACGAATGAAACCTTGCTGCTGGGATCAGACAGATACAGAGCGAGCAATTTGACGGCTTGGAGAGGCGTAGGGGCGGATGAGTCGATCTCGCTAACCACTAGCTGAAAGAGTACGCACAGAGTATCAAATCAAGTTAAAAGCAATCACCAATATACTTTACAACCACACTAATGTGCACGAACAGACCTGATAGCTGCCAAGGGCAATGTAAGAGCGGTAAACAATGGAATCCCTCTCAATTGCATCATCGGGGGAGAGATTGGGGAGATTACTGTTGTTAATGGCGGCCTGATACGCTCCCAAATAGAAATGATTTCTGAGATTGAACAAATGATCCGGTGCTGCCATGCTTTCACTCTTCCTTCTTCGTCCAAGCTCCTTCTAGATCTGAATCTAGCAGCCTTGAGGGATACAGAGAGAAGACCGACTAAGCAATTGAACAAATTTGGGAAAATCAACgagtaaaaaataaacaaaataaaaagaaaaaaataataaatgaaaaagtaatGGAAGCAAATTATATTGAACTATGCATGCGGGTATGGACTTGGGCTGGTGGGCCGACAATGTTGTGATCGGCCCAttgtttgtttctgttttttttttttttttttttttccttctcgaagagcaaatttgaaagaaaacaaacaatttgGCTCCAATTTCTAAAACCCTAGGCTCTTCCCCCTCACTCCCGCTCGATTCGTTTCTTCTTGCTGGAGTTCTTGCTGAAGAAGCTCTGGATTGTATCTCAGTTGAGGGAATCTAAATTCTGGCACAATGTCGATGTCTAAGAGCTCCAAGATGCTCCAGTACGTTAATTATCGGATGAGGGTCACGATTCAAGATGGGCGCCAATTGGTGGGCAAGTTCATGGCCTTCGATCGGCATATGAACCTCGTCCTCGGCGACTGCGAGGAGTTCCGTAAGCTTCCGCCGGCTAAGGGTAAAAAGACTAATGAGGAACGTGACGAACGTCGTACCCTTGGCCTCGTTCTTCTACGCGGCGAAGAGGTAATTTCCATGACAGTTGAGGGTCCACCGCCTGCTGAAGAGTCCCGTGCTAAAGCCGTCAATGCTGCTGCTATGGCTGGGCCTGGTATTGGCCGTGCCGCTGGGAGAGGTATCCCGACTGCTCCTCTTGTTCAAGCTCAGCCTGGTCTTGCTGGACCAGTTCGTGGAGTGGGCGGACCCGCTCCGGGGATGATGCAGCCTCAAATCTCTCGCCCGCCAGTACCTCAGCTTTCGGCTCCGCCGATGTCATATCCGGCTGCCCCCGTTATCCGTCCACCTGGTCAGATGCCGATGTTTCCAGGGCAAGGTCCACCTCCGGTTGGGAGAGGTATGCCTCCACCTCAATTCTCGGCAGCGAGACCAGGGGGAGCCCCTCCACAACCATTCCCAGGTCCTCCTCAATTTGCGCAGAGACCAATGGGACCTCCACCAACAGGGCAAGTGATGAGGGGACCGCCACCTCCACCCAGGCCTGGAATGGCACCTCCCCCGCCTCGACCTGGGATGCCTCCTCCGCCTGGTGGCGCAGTTCCTGTTTACGGACCACCTCGTCCTGGCATGCCGCCTCCGCCCAACCCACAAAATCAGCACCAAAATCAACAGCAATAGTGCTGGTATGTCTTTTATCTTTGAAAGTCAGTAGCGTTACCCCTCTATTGTCCaattcttcgttttagctATCACAACGAAACTTGCGATCATTGAAGTCAAGTATACCGATATGCTCTGTCTCTAGTAATTTACCAATTAAGGATGCATCTGATTAAGATTTAAGAGCACTATATTTAGAAAGGATCGCATTTGAATATATTAGCCATTATTTTATGGCTGCTGCTTATAGTTAGTGA
This sequence is a window from Cucurbita pepo subsp. pepo cultivar mu-cu-16 chromosome LG19, ASM280686v2, whole genome shotgun sequence. Protein-coding genes within it:
- the LOC111781406 gene encoding small nuclear ribonucleoprotein-associated protein B'-like codes for the protein MSMSKSSKMLQYVNYRMRVTIQDGRQLVGKFMAFDRHMNLVLGDCEEFRKLPPAKGKKTNEERDERRTLGLVLLRGEEVISMTVEGPPPAEESRAKAVNAAAMAGPGIGRAAGRGIPTAPLVQAQPGLAGPVRGVGGPAPGMMQPQISRPPVPQLSAPPMSYPAAPVIRPPGQMPMFPGQGPPPVGRGMPPPQFSAARPGGAPPQPFPGPPQFAQRPMGPPPTGQVMRGPPPPPRPGMAPPPPRPGMPPPPGGAVPVYGPPRPGMPPPPNPQNQHQNQQQ